TCGCGCGCTACGGCGGCGAGGAGTTCATGCTGGTGCTGTCCCAGGTGTCCAAGGACGACGCCTACGACGTGGCCGAGAAGCTGCGGCGCGCCGTGGCCGAGGCCCCCCAGCTCGCCGCCCCCACCCAGCCCGGCGGCCACATCACCGTCTCCATCGGCGTGGCCACCATCCCCACCGACGCCTCCAGCCAGGACACCCTGGTGGATTGCGCCGACGCCGCCCTCTACGCCAGCAAGCGCGGCGGGCGCAACCGCGTCACCTGCTACGAGGCCGGCATGGAGCTCCACCCGGGCCGCGAGCGCGGGCTCTCCCGTCCCAACGATCCCTCCTCGCCCACTCCGTCCGTGGCCAAGGCCTGACCTGGCGCGAGGTGGACCTCCCTCTGGTACCCTCCGCGAATGCTCGCACCGCTGCGCCGCCTGTTGTCTGCTCTGGGTCTCCAGAATCGAGACACCCCATCAGACCTCCTCGAGCCCGCGGAGCTGGCCAGGTGGTACTCGGGCCTGGGTCCCGACGAGCGCGCCGCCGTCAGTCGTGAGCTCGCCTCGCGCGTCCGCGCGCCCCGCCCCCTCCGCGACCCCGCCACCCTGCCCGCCGTCGCCACCGGACGCCTGATCTTCGAGCACGACGGCCCCCAGGGTCCCATTCCCCTGCACCACCTCAAGGTCGAGCTGTGGGACCGGGATCCCGGCGCGCCGGACGACTTCCTGGGCGAGGGCTTCACGGACGACGACGGGCACTTCGCGGTCCGTTACGATCCCGCCGACGCGGGGCTGGGAGATTTGCCGGACCTGGAGCTTCGCTTCTTCGAGCCCCAGCACACCTTCCGCAAGGACGGGCGGATCGTGGAGTCCTGGCGGCGCATCGGCGCGCAACGGGGCCCCGATGACCACGGCGGGCACTCCTACGACTTCGGCACCCTCCGGCTCCCCTACTGGGAATACGATCCGTCGACGCCCCTGGCCCGGCTGCTCGTCACCGAGCAGGGCACTCCCCCGACGGCCTACGCCCCGGGACGTTCGCTGGCGATGCTGAAGGCGGTCGCCCCCATCGAGCTCGTCAAGCGTCAGCACCTGCTCCAGATCCGCCTCGGTCGAGCCCCCAGCATCGCCGGGTTGCAGGCCGACTATCCCGAGCCGATGACGGTCCGCATGGAGCGACAGGAGCCGGGCTCCACTCGCGGTGACGCCTTCTTCGGCGAACGGCTCCTCAACGGCATGTTCGCGACGGTCATGGACCGCGATCCCGAGGCGCCCGGCGATCCCAGTGCCTTCCGGCTCTACTTCCCCTGGAACGCCTACGAGCAGGACGGCCTCCACTGCCAGCCCGACGTCGACGTGCGGCTGCGCCTGGTGGAGGGCCGGCTCCTGCCCGTGCGCATCATCCTGGGACTCCGGGAACCGGGGGCGACGGCGCCCGGCTCGCCCACCACGCGCCGGACCTTCACGCCGGAGGATGGCGCCAGATGGGAGGCCGCCAAGCG
This is a stretch of genomic DNA from Archangium violaceum. It encodes these proteins:
- a CDS encoding lipoxygenase family protein — protein: MLAPLRRLLSALGLQNRDTPSDLLEPAELARWYSGLGPDERAAVSRELASRVRAPRPLRDPATLPAVATGRLIFEHDGPQGPIPLHHLKVELWDRDPGAPDDFLGEGFTDDDGHFAVRYDPADAGLGDLPDLELRFFEPQHTFRKDGRIVESWRRIGAQRGPDDHGGHSYDFGTLRLPYWEYDPSTPLARLLVTEQGTPPTAYAPGRSLAMLKAVAPIELVKRQHLLQIRLGRAPSIAGLQADYPEPMTVRMERQEPGSTRGDAFFGERLLNGMFATVMDRDPEAPGDPSAFRLYFPWNAYEQDGLHCQPDVDVRLRLVEGRLLPVRIILGLREPGATAPGSPTTRRTFTPEDGARWEAAKRIARVSATLDTELGNHLGQCHFNVEQYAIAAHRNLRRNPLRWLLMPHMREVVLINHSANGFLVGPNGYITRASALTERSVDARLLHLMGSYDWRGFAPAAPVCEGHRYAHAAQLFWRVLGEHVDAFFAEHGGAVEAQWREVRRFSDDLVAHSVPAFVCRYLRARVSGKDAPWFVRSERMDLDAKAAEPPPKAVSAVTHTDVPQPGELDALKQLCRYVIFFATFRHAWANNLQWEDAGEVLYSSLGLRWGKGGGLPESEEDLDAAPPPDEATEMLWISWMLSKTNYGFLLANEEDDVHPRLVELLRARAAEFAALGLDVRTISSRINI